The proteins below come from a single Vitreimonas flagellata genomic window:
- a CDS encoding tetratricopeptide repeat protein — MTHRSASILKHTRLAAFIAAAGLSFAAPAMAQTTLPPPAFGQADARQDRIEELEGQLREATAENERLQYEIIQRDREITRLRGMVGELAGVNQSLSTPPAEGAAPAPGAATPAPNGGGGQASNSGLNEAQRAAVGTLGAIPAATAPSGSNPPPAAAAAPADPAAQYSRARELLVAGQLAEAETAFADFLQAHPRANTAVDARFWLAYTQLARNNYNDAATNFLAYMRAAPNGPRAAEAQVRLGMALIGGDRRAEGCGAFTSLATRYPNAPRNIRDLATREARAAQCGA; from the coding sequence ATGACGCATCGTTCGGCCTCCATTTTGAAACACACCCGGCTCGCGGCTTTCATCGCCGCGGCCGGGCTTTCTTTTGCAGCGCCCGCAATGGCGCAAACCACGTTGCCGCCGCCGGCTTTCGGCCAGGCGGATGCGCGCCAGGATCGCATCGAGGAGCTGGAAGGCCAGCTCCGCGAAGCCACGGCTGAAAACGAGCGCCTGCAATACGAAATCATCCAACGCGATCGCGAGATCACGCGCCTGCGCGGCATGGTGGGCGAACTCGCTGGCGTGAACCAATCTCTCTCGACGCCGCCCGCAGAGGGGGCCGCGCCCGCGCCGGGTGCTGCGACCCCCGCGCCGAATGGCGGCGGCGGCCAAGCTTCCAATTCCGGCCTGAACGAGGCGCAGCGCGCCGCTGTCGGGACGCTCGGCGCTATACCGGCCGCGACTGCGCCTTCGGGCAGTAACCCACCGCCCGCAGCTGCCGCAGCGCCAGCCGATCCGGCCGCGCAATACAGTCGCGCGCGCGAGTTGCTTGTCGCGGGCCAACTCGCCGAAGCGGAGACGGCGTTTGCAGATTTCCTGCAAGCCCATCCGCGTGCGAACACCGCCGTCGATGCACGTTTCTGGCTCGCCTACACGCAGCTGGCGCGCAACAATTACAACGATGCGGCCACAAACTTCCTTGCATACATGCGCGCAGCGCCGAACGGTCCGCGGGCGGCCGAAGCGCAAGTGCGTCTCGGCATGGCGCTCATCGGCGGTGATCGCCGCGCCGAAGGCTGTGGCGCGTTCACCTCGCTCGCCACGCGCTATCCCAACGCGCCGCGCAACATCCGCGACCTCGCCACCCGCGAAGCCCGCGCCGCGCAGTGCGGCGCTTAA
- the ftsH gene encoding ATP-dependent zinc metalloprotease FtsH → MPIRSLLIWGVVALVLVVLFTVMQGPNASRNAEELSYSQLLNKVEAGEIRSVTTQGDALLANASGDKTYITYLPNGTMAPVVDRLDAANVEVKTERPQRGPGLGDILLGVLPMLLLIGAWFFFMRQMQGGGRGAMGFGRSKAKLLTEAKGRITFEDVAGIDEAKEELGEIVEFLKDPGKFQRLGGKIPKGALLVGPPGTGKTLLARAIAGEANVPFFTISGSDFVEMFVGVGASRVRDMFEQAKKNAPCIIFIDEIDAVGRHRGAGLGGGNDEREQTLNQLLVEMDGFEANEGIILIAATNRPDVLDPALLRPGRFDRQVVVPNPDVSGREKILRVHTRNVPVAQGVDLKTIARGTPGFSGADLANLVNEAALLAARRGKRVVTNREFEDAKDKVMMGAERRSMAMSEKEKQLTAWHEAGHAIVALNVPESDPVHKATIVPRGRALGMVMQLPEGDRYSMNYTQMTSRLAVMMGGRVAEELHFGKDKVTSGASSDIQAATSLARNMVTRWGYSDQLGLVAYGDNQEEIFLGHSVARTNNISGTTAKLIEDEVRRFVNEGYEKAKQILTERAEDHRRLSEALLEYETLSGEEIAIILRGEKLDRPDDSPQAPLPPTSALPVTDEDEAPARGGWGGAAPQGA, encoded by the coding sequence ATGCCGATCCGTTCATTGCTGATCTGGGGCGTCGTCGCTCTCGTTCTCGTTGTTTTGTTCACCGTGATGCAGGGGCCCAACGCCAGCCGCAACGCGGAGGAACTCTCCTATTCGCAGCTCTTGAACAAGGTTGAGGCGGGCGAGATCCGTTCGGTCACGACCCAGGGCGACGCGCTGCTGGCGAACGCGTCGGGCGACAAGACCTACATCACCTATCTGCCGAATGGCACGATGGCGCCGGTTGTCGATCGCCTCGACGCAGCGAATGTTGAAGTGAAGACGGAACGTCCTCAGCGTGGCCCAGGCTTGGGCGATATTCTGCTCGGCGTGCTGCCGATGCTGCTGCTCATCGGCGCCTGGTTCTTCTTCATGCGCCAGATGCAAGGCGGCGGTCGCGGCGCGATGGGCTTTGGCCGGTCGAAAGCCAAGCTGCTGACGGAAGCCAAAGGCCGCATCACGTTTGAAGACGTCGCCGGCATCGATGAAGCCAAGGAAGAGCTTGGCGAGATCGTCGAGTTCCTGAAAGACCCAGGCAAGTTCCAACGCCTCGGCGGCAAGATTCCAAAAGGCGCGCTGCTCGTTGGTCCGCCCGGCACCGGTAAGACGCTGCTCGCACGCGCGATCGCGGGGGAAGCCAACGTGCCGTTCTTCACGATCTCGGGTTCTGACTTTGTCGAAATGTTCGTCGGCGTCGGCGCCAGCCGCGTGCGCGACATGTTCGAGCAAGCCAAGAAGAACGCGCCGTGCATCATCTTCATCGACGAAATCGACGCGGTCGGTCGTCATCGCGGCGCCGGTCTCGGCGGCGGCAACGATGAGCGCGAACAGACGCTCAACCAATTGCTCGTCGAGATGGACGGCTTTGAAGCCAATGAAGGCATCATCCTGATCGCGGCGACCAACCGTCCAGACGTACTCGATCCGGCGCTGCTGCGTCCGGGCCGCTTTGACCGTCAGGTCGTGGTGCCGAACCCCGATGTCTCGGGTCGCGAAAAGATCCTGCGCGTGCACACGCGTAACGTGCCGGTGGCGCAGGGCGTCGATCTGAAGACGATCGCGCGCGGCACGCCGGGCTTCTCCGGCGCCGATCTCGCCAACCTCGTCAACGAAGCGGCGCTGCTTGCGGCCCGCCGCGGCAAGCGTGTCGTCACCAATCGCGAATTCGAAGACGCGAAAGACAAAGTCATGATGGGCGCTGAGCGGCGCTCGATGGCGATGAGCGAAAAGGAAAAGCAGCTCACGGCCTGGCACGAAGCCGGCCACGCGATCGTGGCGCTCAACGTGCCAGAGAGCGATCCGGTGCACAAAGCCACCATCGTGCCGCGCGGTCGCGCGCTCGGCATGGTGATGCAGCTGCCGGAAGGTGATCGCTATTCCATGAATTACACGCAGATGACGTCACGCCTCGCCGTGATGATGGGCGGTCGCGTCGCTGAAGAATTGCACTTCGGCAAAGACAAAGTGACGTCAGGCGCCTCGTCGGACATCCAGGCCGCCACGTCGCTGGCGCGCAACATGGTCACGCGCTGGGGCTATTCGGATCAGCTCGGCCTCGTTGCCTACGGCGACAATCAGGAAGAAATCTTCCTCGGCCATTCCGTCGCGCGCACCAACAACATTTCGGGCACGACGGCGAAGCTGATCGAGGATGAAGTGCGTCGCTTCGTCAACGAAGGCTACGAGAAGGCCAAGCAGATTCTGACCGAACGCGCCGAAGACCATCGCCGCCTCTCGGAAGCGTTGCTCGAGTATGAAACGCTGTCCGGCGAAGAGATCGCGATTATCCTGCGCGGCGAAAAGCTCGACCGCCCGGATGATTCCCCGCAAGCGCCGCTGCCGCCGACCTCGGCGCTGCCGGTGACGGATGAGGACGAAGCGCCAGCCCGCGGCGGTTGGGGCGGCGCCGCTCCGCAGGGCGCATAA
- the tolB gene encoding Tol-Pal system beta propeller repeat protein TolB: MRLIRAFFAAFAVALLFAFAAPASGQLRVDINEGHLNPMPIAVNDFMGGTPAAQQVGRDVAGVIRANLERSALFRPIPSSAFIERISAMEVPPRFADWRIIDAQALVVGQVTPLPDGRIRIEFRLWDTFGETSLTGFQYATTPDNWRRIAHRISDQIYEQLTGERGYFDTRIVFVSESGPRTRRVKRLMIMDQDGANPFFLTGSDAMVLTPRFSPSTQMITYMSFETGAPRVFLYNLETNRREVLGDFPGMTFSPRFAPDGSRIVFTLDMNGNSEIFSMDMRSRARTRLTNHAAIDTSPSYSPDGSQIVFNSDRGGSPQLYVMNADGSGQRRISFGEGRYSTPVWSPRGDLIAFTRQGGGRFAIGVMRPDGSGERILTESYLDEAPTWSPNGRVIMFFREGRGTGPRLWSVDLTGRNLREIPTQTDASDPAWSPLLP, encoded by the coding sequence ATGCGCTTGATCCGAGCCTTTTTCGCCGCGTTCGCCGTAGCGCTTCTCTTTGCCTTCGCGGCCCCCGCAAGCGGGCAGCTCCGCGTGGACATCAACGAAGGCCACCTCAATCCGATGCCTATTGCGGTGAACGATTTCATGGGCGGCACGCCGGCGGCCCAGCAGGTCGGCCGCGATGTTGCGGGCGTGATCCGCGCCAATCTCGAACGCTCCGCGCTTTTCCGTCCAATCCCGTCGAGCGCCTTTATCGAGCGTATCAGCGCCATGGAAGTGCCGCCGCGCTTTGCCGATTGGCGCATCATCGACGCACAAGCTCTGGTCGTCGGCCAAGTCACGCCGCTGCCGGACGGCCGCATCCGCATCGAGTTTCGCCTGTGGGATACGTTTGGCGAAACGTCGCTGACCGGTTTCCAATACGCAACCACACCGGACAATTGGCGCCGCATTGCGCACCGCATCTCGGATCAAATCTACGAGCAGCTCACCGGTGAGCGCGGCTATTTCGACACGCGCATCGTGTTCGTGTCCGAAAGCGGCCCGCGCACGCGCCGTGTGAAGCGGCTGATGATCATGGATCAGGACGGCGCCAATCCGTTCTTCCTGACGGGCTCGGATGCAATGGTGCTGACGCCGCGCTTCTCGCCCTCGACGCAAATGATCACGTACATGAGTTTCGAGACGGGCGCGCCGCGCGTGTTCCTCTACAATCTCGAAACCAATCGCCGTGAGGTGCTCGGTGATTTTCCGGGCATGACGTTCTCGCCGCGCTTTGCGCCGGATGGCTCGCGTATCGTGTTCACGCTCGATATGAACGGCAATTCCGAGATTTTCTCGATGGACATGCGCTCGCGCGCACGCACCCGCCTCACCAACCACGCCGCGATCGATACATCACCGAGCTATTCGCCGGATGGATCGCAGATCGTGTTCAATTCGGATCGCGGTGGCTCACCACAGCTTTACGTGATGAATGCCGATGGTTCGGGCCAGCGCCGCATCAGCTTCGGTGAAGGCCGTTACTCAACGCCGGTGTGGTCGCCACGCGGCGATCTCATAGCGTTTACGCGTCAAGGTGGTGGGCGTTTTGCAATCGGCGTTATGCGCCCCGATGGTTCTGGTGAACGCATCTTAACCGAAAGCTATCTCGACGAAGCGCCGACGTGGTCGCCTAATGGGCGTGTGATCATGTTCTTCCGCGAAGGACGCGGCACGGGCCCACGCTTGTGGTCCGTTGACCTTACCGGGCGCAATTTGCGTGAGATTCCAACGCAAACGGACGCATCTGACCCGGCTTGGTCGCCACTTTTGCCGTGA
- the tilS gene encoding tRNA lysidine(34) synthetase TilS, which yields MLDRLTIERMRATGGPVLVALSGGGDSVALLGMLVAEFGADAVRAGVVDHALREGSDADARRALGFAEAVRVQGALLTLAWPEGANRAQQATRKARYAALCEHARQIGAHVIATAHSSDDQAETVFMRAGVGSSWRGLAGIAPFAAAPIWPEGRGLYVARPLLGARREQLRAYLREQGAEWIEDPANANPRFERVRIRARLANLEAAGFDPMRLVALAARLRTQADALDRAALALIERAATFEPNISITRDAWRAPDLVRQRALAVLTAAASGGAREASLATMAELEPRVVAPDYEGGTHGGVGFRNAGARLVLSRDPGAVLGRADGAAPLHSVELPVNVTKVWDGRIAITAREPGWRAVPERNAAFVAVEKGGRRLTLQAANGLLDWRSLARDRVSHALGATVNPPKPL from the coding sequence ATGCTCGATCGCCTAACGATCGAGCGCATGCGCGCCACCGGCGGCCCGGTGCTTGTCGCGCTCTCTGGCGGCGGCGATTCCGTTGCGCTGTTGGGTATGCTTGTTGCGGAATTTGGTGCTGATGCGGTGCGCGCAGGTGTGGTGGATCATGCCTTGCGCGAAGGCTCCGACGCCGACGCACGCCGCGCCCTCGGTTTCGCTGAGGCTGTGCGCGTGCAGGGCGCACTTCTCACGCTCGCTTGGCCAGAAGGCGCAAACCGCGCCCAGCAAGCGACGCGCAAAGCACGGTACGCGGCGCTCTGTGAACATGCCCGCCAGATCGGCGCCCACGTAATCGCCACCGCTCACAGTTCAGACGATCAAGCAGAGACGGTGTTCATGCGCGCCGGCGTCGGTTCAAGCTGGCGCGGCCTTGCCGGCATCGCGCCCTTTGCCGCCGCGCCGATCTGGCCGGAAGGACGCGGTCTCTATGTCGCGCGGCCGTTGCTAGGCGCCCGACGCGAGCAGCTGCGTGCTTATCTGCGCGAGCAGGGCGCCGAATGGATCGAAGATCCCGCCAACGCCAATCCGAGATTTGAACGCGTGCGTATCCGCGCGCGGCTCGCAAACTTGGAGGCCGCGGGTTTTGATCCAATGCGGCTCGTCGCACTCGCGGCGCGCTTGCGTACCCAGGCTGACGCGCTCGATCGCGCGGCGCTCGCGCTGATCGAGCGCGCGGCCACCTTCGAGCCCAACATCTCGATCACGCGTGATGCGTGGCGTGCGCCAGATCTTGTGCGTCAACGCGCGCTGGCCGTTCTCACGGCGGCGGCAAGCGGTGGCGCGCGCGAGGCGTCGCTGGCGACGATGGCGGAGCTTGAGCCGCGCGTGGTCGCGCCGGACTACGAAGGCGGCACACATGGTGGTGTCGGCTTCCGCAATGCTGGCGCGCGACTCGTTCTGAGCCGCGACCCAGGCGCCGTGCTTGGCCGCGCTGACGGCGCAGCGCCGCTACATTCCGTCGAGCTACCGGTAAACGTGACTAAGGTTTGGGACGGCCGCATTGCGATTACCGCGCGCGAACCCGGTTGGCGCGCCGTTCCAGAACGTAACGCCGCCTTCGTCGCCGTCGAAAAGGGCGGGCGCCGTTTGACGCTGCAAGCCGCCAACGGTCTGCTCGACTGGCGTTCCCTTGCGCGGGATCGTGTGTCGCATGCGCTGGGCGCTACGGTTAATCCGCCGAAACCCTTGTGA
- a CDS encoding SRPBCC family protein: MSEAPSIRVERTIQATAERVFDAWLDPVWIGRFMFGPHLRDEQIVSLSNQAYVGGGFNYRVTRQGVEINHTGTYREIDRPRRLVFTWGVDAEQGDLSVVTIELTPQGESCALVLTHRLHPDWAEYAERTQQGWTKIIGDLVSALA; encoded by the coding sequence ATGAGCGAGGCGCCAAGCATCCGCGTCGAACGCACAATCCAAGCAACGGCAGAGCGCGTGTTCGACGCCTGGCTCGATCCAGTTTGGATCGGCCGCTTCATGTTCGGCCCACATCTGCGCGACGAGCAGATCGTCAGCCTCAGCAATCAGGCGTATGTGGGCGGCGGGTTCAATTACCGCGTCACGCGCCAAGGCGTAGAGATCAATCACACCGGCACGTATCGCGAAATCGATCGCCCGCGTCGGCTGGTCTTCACCTGGGGCGTCGATGCCGAGCAAGGCGATCTCAGCGTCGTGACGATCGAGCTCACGCCGCAAGGCGAAAGCTGCGCGCTGGTGCTGACGCATCGCCTGCACCCCGATTGGGCGGAGTACGCGGAGCGCACGCAACAAGGTTGGACGAAGATCATCGGCGATCTGGTGAGTGCGTTAGCCTAG
- a CDS encoding VOC family protein, producing the protein MLAAASFTPLIGTLKPDAAKAFYGDVLGLKFVNDDGFALVFEGKNGSIRISRVPAVTPPAYAVLGFTVDNIEATVDGLTAKGVVFARYPFFVQDAKGIWSAPDGAKVAWFHDPDLNLLSLVQPA; encoded by the coding sequence ATGCTTGCTGCAGCATCATTCACGCCGTTGATCGGTACGCTGAAGCCCGACGCCGCGAAGGCGTTTTACGGTGACGTGCTCGGGCTCAAATTCGTCAATGATGACGGCTTCGCGCTTGTGTTCGAGGGCAAGAACGGCAGCATCCGCATCTCGCGCGTGCCCGCGGTGACGCCGCCGGCCTACGCTGTGCTGGGCTTCACCGTCGACAACATCGAAGCGACCGTCGATGGGCTCACCGCGAAGGGCGTCGTGTTCGCGCGCTATCCGTTCTTTGTGCAGGACGCGAAGGGGATTTGGTCCGCCCCGGATGGCGCGAAGGTCGCGTGGTTTCACGATCCGGATTTGAATCTGCTGAGCTTGGTGCAACCGGCCTAG
- the pgsA gene encoding CDP-diacylglycerol--glycerol-3-phosphate 3-phosphatidyltransferase: MKNLPTMLTAFRIVAAPLLAGAVLYASTLLYDAPHRAGFIYALIFVFFVIAALTDWLDGYLARKLDAVTPLGAALDHAADKVLITCMLVALAFAALPIGLVAAAVLILGRDVAVAGLREGISAQGKSLPVSQLGKWKAAAEMAGVGAFLAFQTAALLQADAGIVDGLDWAARVLIWAAAALALLSGAQYLGALLKRN; encoded by the coding sequence GTGAAAAACCTTCCAACCATGCTCACTGCGTTCCGCATCGTCGCAGCGCCCCTGCTCGCGGGCGCGGTGCTCTACGCATCGACGCTGCTTTACGATGCTCCCCATCGCGCGGGTTTCATCTACGCGCTGATCTTCGTCTTCTTTGTGATCGCCGCCCTCACCGATTGGCTCGACGGCTATCTCGCGCGCAAGCTCGACGCGGTGACGCCGCTGGGCGCCGCCCTCGATCACGCCGCCGACAAAGTGCTGATCACGTGCATGCTGGTCGCGCTCGCCTTCGCGGCGCTGCCGATTGGCTTGGTCGCCGCTGCGGTGCTGATCCTTGGCCGCGACGTCGCCGTGGCCGGCTTGCGCGAAGGCATCTCCGCGCAAGGCAAATCGCTGCCCGTCAGCCAGCTCGGCAAATGGAAAGCCGCCGCCGAGATGGCGGGCGTCGGCGCGTTCCTGGCGTTTCAGACCGCTGCGCTTTTGCAGGCGGACGCCGGCATCGTTGATGGTCTGGATTGGGCCGCGCGCGTGCTGATCTGGGCGGCGGCGGCGTTGGCGCTATTGAGCGGCGCGCAATATCTGGGCGCGCTCTTGAAGCGCAATTAG
- a CDS encoding SRPBCC family protein translates to MEFGRATAPDTFVLERTLKAPIARVWSYFVDGDKRSRWFTGGDTLSANGQAFSILFAHRNITSEKPPERWAQMESGEFPMTGRVLAFDPPRLLAITWGDGEQHVSEVRFEFTAKGEETHLKLTHTKIDTEASLRDFAGGWTAHLETLASVLAGKPANHFWADVVAAHEAYETRL, encoded by the coding sequence ATGGAATTCGGTCGCGCCACGGCGCCTGACACCTTCGTCCTCGAACGCACGCTCAAAGCGCCGATCGCGCGCGTGTGGTCATATTTCGTCGACGGCGACAAACGCAGCCGCTGGTTCACAGGCGGCGATACGCTGAGCGCTAACGGCCAAGCCTTCAGCATCCTCTTCGCACACCGCAACATCACCAGCGAAAAGCCGCCCGAACGCTGGGCGCAGATGGAGAGCGGCGAATTTCCGATGACCGGCCGCGTGCTCGCGTTCGATCCCCCGCGCTTGCTCGCGATCACATGGGGCGATGGCGAGCAGCATGTTTCAGAGGTGCGCTTCGAGTTCACCGCGAAGGGTGAGGAAACGCACCTGAAGCTCACCCACACGAAGATCGACACGGAAGCGTCGCTGCGCGATTTCGCCGGCGGCTGGACGGCGCATCTGGAAACGCTGGCGAGCGTGCTCGCGGGCAAGCCGGCCAATCATTTCTGGGCTGACGTCGTCGCCGCGCACGAAGCGTATGAGACGCGCCTATGA
- the uvrC gene encoding excinuclease ABC subunit UvrC: protein MSGADKPTLPELEGLPGEDAPPPELKGIEAIRDAWKRMPAKPGVYRMLGADGEVLYVGKAKSLKNRVSMYAQGRGHTNAIYRMIHQTASMEIIVTATETEALLLETNMIKRLKPRYNVLMRDDKSFPYIAIRTDHDFAALQKHRGAKSFKGKFYGPFASAGAVNRTLNTLQKAFLLRSCSDSTFTGRTRPCMLFQIKRCSAPCVGLVNEQEYAALVKDSVDFLEGRSVELQDRLAVEMRESADKLEFEHAARLRNRIRALASVRASQGINPSTFDEADVFALHNEGGQSCIQVFFFRAGQNWGNRAYFPRHNVEEAPAEILSAFLAQFYDDREPPKLVLTNIEPTDRELLEEALCIRAECKVEIRKPERGEKREIVEAALLNAREALGRRMAETGSVAKLLDGVQEVFALAQRPERIEVYDNSHIQGTNALGAMIVAGPEGFIKNQYRKFNMKTAEFNGDDFAMMKAMIRRRFARMLAEREDDETPPPQAGEVASVREPEEESPHEDSAASPPQWLRDNSPVNGGASEGGGKIADGGVDFSKERDFEASDTKFAAWPDLVLIDGGEGQLNAALEALEELGLKNKIRIAGIAKGVDRDAGRERFFIPGRAPFRLDEKSPVLYYLQRLRDEAHRFAIGAHRGKRSAGIAKNPLDEIGGIGPARKRALLDRFGSARGVSRAGLAELEGVEGVNKELAKRIYDFFHDNKR, encoded by the coding sequence ATGAGCGGCGCCGACAAACCCACCCTGCCCGAACTTGAGGGCCTGCCCGGCGAGGACGCGCCGCCCCCCGAGCTGAAAGGCATCGAGGCGATCCGCGATGCGTGGAAGCGCATGCCGGCCAAGCCCGGCGTCTATCGCATGCTCGGCGCTGACGGCGAGGTGCTTTACGTCGGCAAAGCCAAGAGCCTGAAGAACCGCGTCTCGATGTACGCGCAGGGCCGCGGCCACACCAACGCGATCTATCGCATGATCCATCAGACGGCGTCGATGGAAATCATCGTCACCGCGACTGAAACCGAAGCGCTGCTGCTCGAAACCAATATGATCAAGCGGCTGAAGCCGCGCTACAACGTGCTGATGCGGGATGACAAAAGCTTCCCGTACATCGCCATCCGCACCGATCACGATTTCGCGGCGCTGCAAAAGCATCGCGGCGCCAAGAGCTTCAAAGGCAAATTCTACGGCCCGTTCGCCAGCGCCGGCGCCGTCAACCGCACGCTCAACACGTTGCAGAAAGCCTTCCTGCTGCGCTCATGTTCGGACTCTACCTTCACCGGCCGCACGCGGCCCTGCATGTTGTTTCAGATCAAGCGGTGCTCAGCGCCGTGCGTCGGGCTCGTGAACGAACAAGAATACGCCGCGCTGGTGAAGGACAGCGTCGATTTCCTCGAAGGCCGCTCGGTCGAACTCCAGGATCGCCTGGCGGTCGAGATGCGCGAGTCCGCCGACAAGCTTGAGTTCGAACACGCCGCGCGCCTGCGCAATCGCATTCGCGCGCTGGCCAGCGTGCGGGCTTCGCAAGGCATCAACCCGTCCACGTTCGATGAAGCCGATGTGTTCGCGCTGCACAATGAAGGCGGCCAATCCTGCATTCAGGTGTTCTTCTTCCGCGCCGGCCAAAACTGGGGCAATCGCGCGTACTTCCCGCGCCACAATGTCGAAGAAGCGCCGGCGGAAATTCTCTCCGCCTTCCTTGCGCAATTCTACGACGACCGCGAACCGCCAAAGCTCGTGCTCACCAATATCGAACCCACCGATCGCGAATTGCTGGAAGAAGCGCTCTGCATCCGCGCCGAGTGCAAGGTCGAAATCCGCAAGCCGGAGCGCGGCGAGAAGCGCGAGATCGTGGAAGCCGCTTTGCTCAACGCGCGCGAAGCGCTGGGCCGACGTATGGCCGAAACCGGCAGCGTCGCGAAATTGCTGGACGGCGTGCAAGAAGTGTTCGCCTTAGCGCAGCGCCCTGAACGCATCGAGGTGTACGACAACTCGCACATCCAAGGCACGAACGCGCTGGGCGCCATGATTGTCGCGGGGCCCGAAGGCTTCATCAAGAACCAGTACCGCAAGTTCAACATGAAGACCGCCGAGTTCAACGGCGACGATTTCGCGATGATGAAAGCCATGATCCGACGGAGGTTCGCGCGGATGCTGGCGGAGCGCGAAGACGACGAAACGCCTCCCCCGCAAGCGGGGGAGGTGGCGAGCGTCCGCGAGCCGGAGGAGGAAAGTCCGCATGAAGACAGCGCCGCTTCGCCGCCTCAGTGGCTTCGCGACAACTCCCCCGTAAACGGGGGAGCATCGGAAGGCGGCGGCAAAATCGCAGATGGCGGCGTTGATTTCTCCAAGGAGCGCGATTTCGAAGCCAGCGACACCAAGTTTGCCGCCTGGCCGGATCTCGTGCTGATCGACGGCGGCGAAGGCCAGCTCAACGCCGCACTCGAAGCGCTCGAAGAGCTCGGCCTCAAAAACAAAATCCGCATCGCGGGCATCGCCAAGGGTGTTGACCGCGATGCAGGCCGCGAGCGCTTCTTCATTCCGGGGCGCGCGCCCTTCCGGCTCGACGAGAAAAGCCCCGTCCTCTACTATCTGCAGCGGTTGCGTGACGAAGCGCACCGCTTCGCCATCGGCGCCCATCGCGGCAAACGCAGCGCCGGCATCGCGAAGAATCCGCTCGACGAAATCGGCGGCATCGGCCCTGCGCGCAAACGCGCGCTGCTCGATCGCTTCGGTTCAGCGCGCGGCGTGTCGCGGGCGGGCTTGGCGGAATTGGAAGGCGTCGAAGGCGTCAACAAAGAACTGGCGAAGCGCATCTATGACTTCTTCCACGACAACAAACGCTAG
- the pal gene encoding peptidoglycan-associated lipoprotein Pal — MRKFLIATAAVASLAACASRPEPTPTPTPTPTPQVETPQGPVPGSVEDFRVSVGDRVFFGYDRFDLSAEARSVLERQAAWLRQYPNVRILVAGNADERGTREYNLALGARRAAAVRDYLVSLGVAANRTETVSYGKERPLDPRTNEEAWSVNRNGHTQIVSGAVS; from the coding sequence ATGCGTAAGTTTTTGATCGCCACCGCCGCTGTCGCGTCGCTCGCTGCATGCGCCAGCCGCCCGGAGCCGACCCCGACCCCGACGCCGACCCCGACGCCGCAGGTTGAAACGCCGCAAGGCCCGGTCCCGGGTTCGGTTGAAGACTTCCGCGTGTCGGTCGGTGATCGCGTGTTCTTCGGCTATGACCGCTTCGATCTCTCGGCTGAAGCCCGCTCGGTGCTCGAGCGCCAGGCTGCTTGGCTCCGCCAATATCCGAACGTTCGCATCCTCGTCGCCGGCAATGCCGACGAACGCGGCACGCGTGAATACAATTTGGCGCTCGGCGCCCGCCGCGCCGCCGCTGTGCGCGACTATCTCGTCTCGCTCGGCGTCGCCGCGAACCGCACCGAAACCGTCTCGTACGGCAAGGAGCGTCCGCTCGACCCGCGCACCAACGAGGAAGCCTGGAGCGTGAACCGCAACGGTCACACGCAGATCGTTTCTGGCGCTGTCTCGTAA
- a CDS encoding ArsR/SmtB family transcription factor: protein MSAAAALDDTMLALADPTRRAILSRLAAGEARVTDLAAPFAMSLNAVSKHIRILERATLVRRRRSGREHVLSLNPAPLDEAAAWIAQQRAFWNTRLDALERALAEHKD, encoded by the coding sequence ATGTCCGCAGCCGCAGCCCTCGACGACACGATGTTGGCCCTAGCCGACCCGACCCGGCGCGCGATCCTCAGCCGGTTGGCCGCCGGCGAAGCCCGCGTCACCGATCTCGCCGCGCCGTTCGCGATGTCGCTTAACGCCGTCTCCAAGCACATCCGCATCCTGGAGCGCGCCACTTTGGTGCGCCGGCGCCGATCCGGTCGCGAGCACGTTCTTTCGCTGAACCCCGCCCCGCTCGACGAAGCCGCCGCCTGGATCGCGCAGCAACGCGCCTTCTGGAACACCAGGCTCGACGCGCTCGAGCGCGCGCTGGCCGAACACAAGGATTAG
- a CDS encoding chorismate mutase — protein MDDVRHDKLKAEGDFAALDPLDCKTMLDVRAGVDEIDRMLVALIARRQGYMDAAARIKPSRSVVRDEARINQVLANVKAEAEKYGLSWAIAEPVWREMMERCIAYEFDVWDATRG, from the coding sequence ATGGATGATGTCCGACACGACAAACTGAAGGCCGAGGGCGATTTCGCAGCGCTCGACCCGCTCGATTGCAAAACCATGCTCGATGTCCGCGCTGGCGTGGACGAGATCGACCGCATGCTGGTGGCGCTGATTGCGCGCCGTCAGGGCTATATGGACGCCGCCGCCCGCATCAAGCCGAGCCGTTCGGTGGTGCGTGACGAGGCGCGGATCAATCAGGTTCTGGCCAATGTGAAGGCCGAAGCCGAGAAATACGGGCTCTCCTGGGCCATCGCCGAGCCGGTGTGGCGCGAGATGATGGAACGCTGCATCGCCTACGAATTTGATGTCTGGGACGCCACACGCGGCTGA